One Candidatus Lernaella stagnicola DNA window includes the following coding sequences:
- a CDS encoding radical SAM protein yields the protein MKVLRHTTTTCPTCLKPMPGEIVVRDGEFRIERTCPDHGFVSALLSRHADYMADLHRFYFDLMHESFPQRDFILRTTDRCNLECPICLASANDRALPDLPMQQLRDFVRTRRRHKIDLMGCEPTVRDDLPEMIRIVAESGNYASLHTNGVKLADYEYLRVLKEAGLSEVHYGLDGFTDEIYTAIRGQPLVENKRKGLANLEKLDVATDLKCTICRGVNDHALGEVFDYGVRHSFVREIFFLGCRMLGRQRDGDQDQVLAPDELIDLLEEQTGGRINRDDIRVFQKLYFALLYITRLRKCFYNQHYLLVRDGRGGYRTIFEIIKKDGLDRKLEDFRRDTRGGRRRWWPALKFGLRLVPHFLRPAALRFMWDAVALQLRLWFGFDLSRIPRRNVLIGFITACDGLIWDEAVARNCGKGDIAVDIGHHDSGATANIERDRRIYCQGEWNLRGQ from the coding sequence ATGAAAGTGTTACGACATACAACCACGACCTGCCCCACGTGCCTCAAACCGATGCCGGGCGAGATTGTTGTGCGCGACGGCGAATTCCGCATCGAGCGAACGTGCCCCGATCACGGCTTCGTTTCAGCCTTGCTTTCGCGCCACGCCGATTACATGGCCGACCTTCACCGCTTCTACTTCGACCTGATGCACGAATCCTTCCCGCAGCGCGATTTCATCCTGCGCACCACCGACCGCTGCAACCTCGAATGTCCCATCTGCCTGGCCAGCGCCAATGATCGCGCCCTGCCCGATTTGCCGATGCAGCAACTGCGCGATTTCGTCCGCACGCGCCGCCGACACAAGATCGACCTGATGGGCTGCGAGCCCACCGTGCGCGACGACCTGCCGGAAATGATCCGCATCGTTGCCGAAAGCGGCAACTACGCTTCGTTGCACACCAACGGCGTCAAACTCGCCGACTACGAATATTTGCGCGTACTCAAAGAGGCCGGCTTGTCGGAAGTCCACTACGGTCTCGACGGCTTCACCGACGAAATCTACACGGCCATTCGCGGTCAGCCGCTGGTGGAGAATAAGCGCAAGGGGTTGGCCAACCTGGAAAAGCTCGACGTGGCCACCGACCTCAAGTGCACGATTTGTCGCGGCGTCAATGACCATGCCCTTGGTGAAGTGTTCGATTACGGCGTGCGGCATTCCTTTGTGCGCGAAATCTTTTTCCTCGGCTGCCGCATGCTCGGTCGCCAGCGCGACGGCGATCAGGACCAAGTGCTGGCGCCCGACGAGTTGATCGACCTGCTCGAGGAGCAAACCGGCGGCCGCATCAACCGCGACGACATTCGCGTTTTTCAAAAGCTCTATTTCGCGTTGCTCTACATCACCCGTTTGCGCAAGTGCTTTTACAATCAACATTACTTACTGGTGCGCGACGGCCGAGGCGGCTACCGCACGATTTTCGAGATCATCAAAAAGGACGGCCTCGACCGCAAATTAGAAGACTTCCGTCGCGACACCCGCGGCGGACGGCGGCGCTGGTGGCCCGCTCTCAAATTCGGCCTGCGTCTCGTACCGCATTTCTTACGCCCGGCCGCGTTACGCTTCATGTGGGATGCGGTGGCGCTGCAACTTCGCCTGTGGTTTGGTTTCGACCTCTCGCGTATCCCGCGCCGCAATGTGTTGATCGGCTTCATCACCGCTTGCGACGGCTTGATTTGGGACGAGGCCGTGGCCCGCAACTGCGGCAAGGGCGACATCGCCGTCGATATCGGCCACCACGATTCGGGCGCCACGGCGAACATCGAGCGCGACCGCCGCATCTATTGCCAAGGCGAATGGAACTTGCGAGGCCAGTGA
- the gspL gene encoding type II secretion system protein GspL: MAHRILGIDIGHTEIKAVLAEVTWRATTVLGAYVERVPSAEEVQHRLLPTELEPETEPATDDESEGENSVRDGETDAPSEPPPPWVYAVGDMLKKHRLEFNEVHVTMPGTAVTTRIMTLPFSNRRRLEQVLPFELENHVPFDLDEMHVSFEVLDKDPQGGFRVLVVLTPNTELARYVGHIAAAGIDPKVIDVSPYTLFTAAKLALPDEMGAIALVDLGATHTDVAILNEGELVDLRSIPIGSQRFDHELARAMKKDLSEAEKTKIEKADLTAGGSGNDVLRRATGSLISRLRQTLQGVRTETGVEVTRIYLTGRGSLLLGLPHFLGEQLTVEVDRLNALASDLPVSIDAKDPADQGRYAAPLALVSRGLGELRDIKLNLRHGPFVYQRQQLALQSSIRSIAIVAGIVLVLLLYNVVAGHLQKKRQHEALQQQVVALYLKAFPGSVPPVRPLEQFKGQISKTVAKHKTVGFLGEDNLRAIDILKAMSEHIPPGVTVDIKKFDLTPEAIKIEGEVPSFPDVDRIEESLKKFSGFKSVKKETSSTVSEKVKFKFHIGLVQKKGGKSKTKKPAMTTPVVTP, encoded by the coding sequence ATGGCACACCGCATTCTGGGAATCGACATTGGGCACACGGAAATCAAAGCCGTGCTGGCCGAAGTAACGTGGCGCGCCACGACCGTCTTGGGCGCGTACGTGGAGCGCGTTCCGTCTGCTGAAGAAGTTCAACATCGCCTGTTACCCACCGAACTTGAACCCGAGACCGAGCCCGCCACGGACGACGAAAGTGAAGGCGAAAATTCCGTACGCGACGGAGAAACCGACGCGCCGAGTGAACCGCCGCCACCGTGGGTGTACGCCGTCGGCGACATGCTCAAGAAACATCGGCTGGAGTTCAACGAAGTCCACGTAACCATGCCGGGCACCGCGGTGACGACGCGGATCATGACGCTGCCCTTTTCCAACCGGCGGCGCCTAGAGCAGGTTCTGCCCTTCGAATTGGAAAACCACGTCCCCTTCGACTTGGACGAAATGCACGTATCCTTCGAGGTTCTGGATAAGGACCCGCAGGGCGGTTTCCGCGTGCTGGTTGTGCTGACGCCCAACACGGAGTTGGCGCGGTATGTCGGCCACATCGCCGCGGCGGGGATTGATCCGAAAGTCATCGACGTGAGCCCCTACACCCTCTTCACCGCCGCCAAGTTGGCGTTGCCGGACGAAATGGGGGCGATCGCGCTCGTGGATTTGGGCGCCACGCACACCGACGTGGCCATTCTCAACGAAGGCGAACTTGTGGATTTGCGGTCGATTCCCATCGGCTCGCAACGATTCGATCACGAGTTGGCGCGGGCGATGAAGAAAGACCTGAGCGAAGCGGAAAAAACGAAAATCGAAAAAGCCGACCTCACTGCCGGCGGCAGCGGGAACGATGTCTTGCGCCGGGCGACGGGGTCCTTAATCAGCCGGTTGCGACAGACCCTACAGGGCGTGCGCACCGAAACCGGCGTTGAAGTCACCCGTATATATCTAACCGGTCGCGGATCGCTACTCTTGGGTTTGCCTCACTTTCTCGGCGAGCAACTCACGGTGGAAGTCGACCGGCTCAACGCGTTGGCGAGCGATTTGCCGGTTTCGATCGACGCGAAAGACCCGGCCGACCAGGGGCGTTACGCGGCCCCCTTGGCGCTGGTCAGTCGCGGCCTCGGCGAGTTGCGCGACATCAAGCTCAACCTGCGGCATGGCCCATTCGTGTATCAACGACAGCAACTCGCGCTGCAGTCGTCGATTCGCAGCATCGCGATCGTTGCCGGTATCGTGCTGGTGTTGTTGCTCTACAACGTTGTCGCAGGCCACTTACAGAAAAAGCGGCAACACGAAGCGTTGCAGCAGCAAGTCGTTGCGCTGTACCTCAAAGCGTTCCCGGGCAGCGTGCCGCCGGTGCGACCGCTCGAGCAGTTCAAGGGACAGATCAGCAAGACCGTGGCCAAGCACAAAACCGTCGGATTCCTGGGCGAAGATAATTTGCGCGCCATCGACATCCTCAAAGCCATGAGCGAGCACATTCCGCCCGGCGTGACGGTCGATATCAAGAAATTCGACTTGACGCCCGAGGCGATCAAGATTGAGGGAGAGGTGCCGTCCTTTCCCGATGTGGACCGCATCGAGGAATCGCTGAAGAAGTTCAGCGGATTCAAAAGCGTGAAGAAAGAAACCAGCAGCACGGTGTCGGAAAAAGTGAAATTCAAGTTCCACATCGGGCTCGTACAGAAAAAGGGCGGGAAAAGCAAAACGAAAAAGCCCGCCATGACCACGCCGGTGGTGACGCCATGA
- a CDS encoding diguanylate cyclase, with protein sequence MERVRKRILVVDPNEDRGQEIVAMLVTEDYFGYLFSSPNMALSQIYNDPPDLIILAAQGENWKMFLNTLKNDTVFGHLAVLCLFEPAQLRPETSFTDIPIDDYTALPIDLEDLRLRVRLAMDKSGRYLDANPLSRLPGNFTIIKTLQNRIDQRMPFCFAHVDIDNFKPFNDRYGFSRGDEVIRMTARVLVNTVRNFPNSQGFVGHIGGDDFVLIVNPAVCEPIFQQVLVHYDMLAATFYDDEDRMRGYIESVDRQGNSRRFPLISLSIAGIDSTRNDYDHFGQFSAAANEIKKKVKQKDGSNYMIDRRQIPPPDDEDTLDPTSEPNAPVN encoded by the coding sequence ATGGAACGCGTCCGCAAACGAATTCTGGTGGTTGATCCAAACGAAGACCGCGGACAAGAAATCGTCGCGATGTTGGTAACCGAAGATTACTTCGGCTACCTCTTTTCCTCGCCGAATATGGCGCTCAGCCAAATATACAACGATCCTCCCGATTTGATCATTCTGGCGGCCCAGGGCGAGAACTGGAAAATGTTTTTAAACACGTTGAAGAACGACACCGTATTCGGCCATCTTGCCGTGTTGTGCCTTTTCGAGCCGGCGCAGCTTCGTCCGGAGACCTCGTTCACCGACATTCCCATCGACGATTACACGGCCTTGCCGATTGATTTGGAAGACCTGCGGCTGCGCGTGCGCTTGGCGATGGACAAGTCTGGCCGGTATCTGGACGCCAATCCCTTGTCTCGCCTACCGGGCAATTTTACGATTATTAAGACGCTACAGAATCGTATCGATCAACGCATGCCGTTTTGTTTCGCACACGTGGACATCGACAATTTCAAACCCTTCAACGATCGTTACGGTTTTTCCCGCGGCGATGAAGTCATTCGCATGACGGCACGTGTATTGGTTAACACCGTGCGCAACTTTCCCAACAGCCAGGGTTTCGTTGGGCACATCGGGGGCGACGATTTCGTGTTGATCGTCAATCCGGCGGTGTGCGAGCCGATTTTCCAGCAAGTCCTCGTCCACTACGACATGCTGGCGGCGACCTTCTACGACGATGAAGACCGCATGCGCGGTTACATCGAATCTGTCGATCGCCAGGGTAATTCACGGCGTTTTCCGCTGATCAGCCTCTCCATCGCCGGTATTGATTCCACGCGCAACGACTACGACCATTTCGGCCAGTTCTCCGCGGCGGCGAACGAAATCAAAAAAAAGGTCAAACAAAAAGACGGTTCAAATTACATGATCGACCGGCGTCAGATCCCACCGCCGGACGACGAAGACACTTTGGACCCCACGTCCGAACCGAACGCGCCCGTCAATTAG
- a CDS encoding HDOD domain-containing protein, which translates to MLIDEKAFRSRLDNLQNLPAFPGILDKFNEMATDPRISMSQIGDTIGKDQMLAMKILKLVNSAFYGFPGRISTVTHALVLLGYDVVKGLILSASVFDVMADKWRPLWKHSLAVSKATGIICKQMNLPNAEEIGMAGLLHDIGKVVLMIMEPEVYQTVIQAASKKGRPIVIAEQSMIGFTHSDVALWLCERWNLPQRLAAPMSFHHTPELATYAELATAVVFIGDNMVKAMGQGAEPNAPVEKINPAVTERVSISREQLVAIVEKLEPELESLGE; encoded by the coding sequence ATGCTCATCGATGAAAAAGCATTTCGTAGCCGCCTGGACAATCTTCAGAACTTGCCGGCCTTTCCGGGCATTCTCGACAAATTCAACGAGATGGCCACGGATCCTCGCATCTCGATGAGTCAAATCGGCGACACCATCGGCAAAGACCAGATGCTGGCAATGAAGATCCTCAAGCTGGTCAACAGCGCCTTTTACGGCTTTCCGGGACGTATATCGACGGTAACCCACGCTTTGGTGTTGCTCGGCTACGATGTTGTCAAGGGATTGATTCTATCGGCCAGCGTCTTCGACGTCATGGCCGACAAATGGCGTCCGTTATGGAAGCACTCGCTGGCCGTTTCCAAGGCCACGGGTATCATATGTAAACAAATGAACCTTCCCAACGCCGAAGAAATCGGCATGGCCGGGTTGCTGCACGATATCGGCAAGGTCGTCCTAATGATCATGGAACCCGAGGTCTACCAGACGGTGATTCAGGCGGCATCGAAAAAAGGTCGCCCCATCGTCATTGCCGAGCAATCCATGATCGGGTTTACGCACTCGGATGTAGCGCTCTGGTTGTGCGAACGATGGAACCTACCGCAGCGCCTTGCCGCGCCAATGAGTTTCCACCATACGCCGGAACTGGCCACTTACGCTGAGTTGGCGACCGCCGTAGTGTTCATCGGCGACAACATGGTCAAAGCCATGGGCCAGGGTGCCGAACCGAACGCACCCGTCGAAAAAATCAATCCGGCCGTCACCGAACGCGTATCCATCAGCCGCGAGCAACTTGTCGCCATTGTCGAGAAGCTCGAGCCGGAGCTGGAGTCACTGGGCGAATAG